In the Flavobacterium sp. 90 genome, CAGGGATTTTGGGAGGAAGTGAGTCAAAAGCAATTGCATATTCGAATGAATTAGCACAGTTTTCACCTGTTGATGGTTATTTGTCAAGAGGCAGAATCGAAGAGTATTTTAAAAGATATACATCGGCAGAAAAAAATTATATAAAAGCAAATGAAATTGGTAAATCAAAAGTCACATTTCAAAAATTATATAATTTATATTTGAATAAATTAAAAGACCCTAAAAAGGCACAGGAATTAAAACGAAAATTTGAAGTATAGAGATCAAATCTCTAGGATAAATTCTATGAAATAATTGGAATTTGCCACCGATACTTCGGGATAAAAAATTGGAATTTAAATGAGAACACATTTCATCGCAATAGGCGGGAGCGCAATGCACAACTTGGCATTAGCATTGCATAACAAAGGATATCAGGTAACAGGAAGTGATGATGCTATTTTTGAACCTTCAAAATCAAGATTAGAAAAAAAAGGAATTTTGCCTGCTGAATTAGGTTGGTTTCCTGAGAAAATCACTGCCGATATTGATGCAATAATTCTTGGAATGCACGCTAAGGCGGATAACCCGGAGTTGCTTAAAGCGCAGGAATTAGGTTTGAAAATTTATTCGTATCCAGAATTTTTATACGAACAATCTAAGAATAAAACGCGTGTTGTAATTGGTGGCTCTCACGGAAAAACTACAATTACTTCGATGATTTTGCACGTAATGCATTATCATAATATCGAAGTTGATTATATGGTTGGTGCGCAATTAGAAGGTTTTGATACTATGGTGCATCTTACTGAGGAAAATGATTTTATGGTTCTGGAAGGTGACGAATATTTATCTTCTCCAATTGACAGACGTCCAAAATTTCATTTGTATCAGCCAAATATTGCTTTAATTTCTGGAATTGCATGGGATCATATTAATGTTTTTCCAACGTATGAAAACTATGTGGAGCAATTCGAGATTTTTATTGCTAAAATTACAAATGGCGGAATATTAGTTTACAACGAAGATGATTCTGAAGTAAAACGTGTTGCGGAAGCGGCTACAAACCCAATTCGTAAATTAGCATATTCTACTCCAAAATACACTGTAAGCGATGGCGTAACTTTATTAGAAACTCCGGAAGGCAATATGCCAATTGAAGTTTTTGGTGCGCATAACTTGAATAATCTTGCGGGAGCAAAATGGATTTGCCAAAATATGGGCGTTGACGAAGCTGATTTCTACGAAGCAATTGCAAGTTTTAAAGGCGCATCGAAGCGTTTAGAAAAAATTGCCGAAGGAAAAGGCAAAGTTGCTTACAAAGATTTTGCACATTCGCCAAGTAAAGTGGCTGCAACTACAAAAGCGGTAAAAGAGCAATACCCAAACAGAACTCTGGTTGCGTGCTTAGAATTGCATACTTACAGTAGTTTGAATGCCGAATTTCTAAAAGAATATGAAGGAGCATTAGAATATGCAGATGTTGCGGTGGTTTTTTATTCGCCTGACGCTGTAAAAATTAAACAACTTGAAGAAGTGACTTACGAGCAAATAGCAAGTTCTTTTAATCGTGAAGATTTAATTATTTATACTAATCCGGCAGAATTTAAAGAATATTTGTTCAATTTAAATCTTGAAAACTCAGCTTTATTATTGATGAGTTCTGGAAATTACGGAGGTTTAAATTTTGATGAAGTAAAAGGTTTGATTAATTAGATAATTAGTCAATTTGATAATGAGATAATGTGCCAATTGCAGTTTTGTAATTGGCATTTTTTTTTGGAATTTGGTACCGAATCTCAATGTCATTAAGATAAGAGGAAATTTATATAATTACTTAATAGTTTAATTAAGAAAGTAATTAGAAAAATCCGTTTTTATCAGCGTTTTCGCTTCAGCGAATCGGTAAAATCAGCGTCTAATTTCGACGCGGATAAAACAGATTTACTTCGTAAAAACGCGGATAAAAACGGATTTGATTTGCAATATTTTTATTTCCAATATCTGTAGTGCCCAACTATTTTATATTCAAATAAGCAATCTTGTAGAACTTGTCCGTCGCCAACATTGTGAACGATTAGATTTCGTTTTCCATCTTTTGACTTTTTGTTTGTGACAATACCAATGTGAGGTAATTTATTATTAATTAACCACGTTACAATTTCTCCGGTTTTATAATCTTTTGCGTCTTGAGTTATAATAAGTTTTTCTCCGTTTCTTTCAAAGAATATTTCCAGATTTGGAACTCTTCTGTGATCGATATTCGTGTCGGTTTTTGTCATTCCCCATTTTTTTAGATTTGGATATTCTGAAAAATGTTCTACCATATCTTCGTGAACTTCTTTTTGCAAATCAATGCCTAATTTTCGATAAGAACGAATAATAACATCTGTACAAACACCTTTGTTTGCTGGAACATCTCCGTTAGGATATTCGATCGAAAAATAAGCAGGATCATAATCTATCGAAGGGTCAATTATTGAGATTGCCGCATTTGATAATTTTTCGGCAAAAGTATTAGTTTGTTGTACTTCATTTTTAGCGTAAGCATTACTTTTTTCTTTTTGATTACAAGAAAAGAGTAAAAATAGGATTAGCAAAGTTGATACAGATTTCATTCTTTTTGTGATTAAGTTGATTAGATTGATGATTTGATTCTAAAATTAGTTAATTTGAAAATAGGAATAACTTTTATGAGTGATTTTTCTTATTTTTTAGATATATTCGCCTTTTAAGATTGTAATAAAATGAATTCAAAAATAGAGGTTGTAAAAACAACAAGTGAAAATCCGGATTTTGTAACGCTGATTAAAATATTTGATACTTTTTTATGGGAACGTTATCCGGAACTAAAAAAGGATTATTGGGGCAATAATTTGATTGAATTTAATGATAATGTTGTTCTTATTTATTTAGACGGAAAACCTGTTGCAAGTGGTTGCTTCAAGAAATATAATGAGAATACTGTAGAGCTAAAACGTATGTTTGTTTTGCCTGAATCAAGAGGTTTAGGATTGGCTCAGCAAGTTATCAAAGAATTAGAAATAGAGGCGAAGAAGCAGGGTTTTGAAACGATGATTTTAGAAACGCTTTATAAACAAGTTGAAGCTATTAGTTTGTATCAAAAAGTGGGATTTGAAATTGTAGAGAATTATGAACCTTATGTAGGGTTGAAGAATAGTGTTTGTATGCGTAAATCTATATAATTCCTGACTATTATGAAAGAAGGTTATTTTCCGATTTCAGATTGGTCAGAAGACGATCGCCCACGAGAAAAATTAATGTTAAAAGGTATTGATGCTTTAAGCGATGCTGAATTAATTGCCATTTTAATTGGATCAGGAAGTCGAAATGAATCTGCAGTTGATTTAAGTAAAAGAATTTTAGCCAGTGTAGATAGTCTAAATTCCTTGGCAAAATTATCTTTATCTCAATTGATGAACTTTAAAGGAATAGGAGAGGCAAAGGCAATTACAATTGTTGCTGCTTTAGAATTAGGTCGTCGAAGAAGAGTTGAAGAAACTGTCGAGTTGGTTAGAATTACATCAAGCAAATTAGTTTTCGAAATTATGCAGCCAATTATAGGTGAACTTCCACATGAAGAATTTTGGGTGCTTTTTCTGAATAATTCTAACAAAATAATTTCTAAATCTCAATTAAGCAAGGGTGGAATTACAGGAACAGTTGTTGATGTTCGTCTTCTTTTTAAATTGGCACTCGAAACTGGAGCTACTGGCTTGATTTTATGTCATAATCATCCGTCAGGGAATTTGATTCCGAGTGAGGCTGATAAGCAAATTACAAATAAAATAAAGATAGCAGGAGAGAGTTTAGATGTTAAAGTTTTAGATCATTTGATTATTACTGAAACAAATTATTATAGTTTTGTAGATGAAGGAATTTTATAAGTTATGAATACCACTATTACCGACATTTTTTTTGATTTAGATCACACGCTTTGGGATTTCGATAAAAACTCAGAAATGGCTTTTGATCGCATTTTTAAAAATAGGTTTCCCGATATTAAAATTGAGGATTTTATATCGAAATATGCTCCTATAAACCAGGCTTGCTGGAAATTATATCAAAACGATGAAATCACGCACGTCGAGTTGCGTTACAATAGATTGAAGCTTTCGTTTGATGCTTTGAATTATGAAATATCAGATGAAGATATTAATCAGATTGCCAATGATTATATCGAATTTTTAACCGATAATAATTATCTTTTTGATGGAGCAATCGAAGTTTTGGATTACTTAAAACCAAAATACAAACTGCATATTATCACTAATGGTTTTGCTGCGGTTCAGGATAAAAAGATAAATAATGCTGCGCTTGCAGGTTATTTTAATACGATAACAAATTCTGAATTAGCGGGTGTTAAAAAACCAAATAGTATTATCTTTGATTATGCTGTCAATTTGGCTCAAGCCTCAAAAGAAAGTAGTATTATGATTGGAGATTGTCTCGATGCAGATGTTAATGGTGCATTGAATGCCGGTTTGGATGCAATCTTTTTTAATGAAAAAAATATTGAAGCTCCTGAAAATATCAAACAAATAAACCATTTATTAGAACTTAAAAAATATTTATAATTATGAGAATAAAATTTTTGTTAATTGCACTTCTAACTTCGTTCATTGGATTTTCGCAATCTGTTAATGATTATAAAGCGGTGATTGTTCCGTTAAAATATGATTTTCTTAAAACCGAAAATCAATATAGAATGTCTACAATGACAAAATCAAATTTAAATAAAGCTGGTTTTCAGGCTTTTTATGCTAATGAACAACTTCCTGCAGGATATGGAGATCGTTGTGATCTTTTGTATGTAGATGTAAAAAGAGATAATGGATTTTTAGTAACAAAACTTTTTGTTGAGCTTAAAGATTGTTATGGAAAAGTGATTTATACTTCGGAAATTGGTAAAAGCAAAGAAAAAGATTATGAAGTTGCTTATAGAGAATGTCTGGATTTGGCATTTGTATCTATAACTGGATTACATTATAAATATAGTGGTAAATCAGTTGCTCCAACAGTAAAAGCTGTGCCTGTAAGTGCTGCTGCTGCATCTGTTGCTACTTCATCAACATTAGTTCTTGTTGCTCCTTCACCAGATCTTAAAGATCCTAATTTATTGTATGCACAACCAACCGAATCAGGATATCAATTGATTGACAAAACACCAAAAGTTGTTATGAAGTTGCTTAAAACTTCACAAACTAATGTGTTTATTGCAATAAAAGATAATGTGCAAGGGTCATTAATCTTGAAAGAAGACGGAAATTGGTATTTTGAATCTTATCAAAATGATAAATTAGTTTCAGAAAAAATTGTTGTTAAATTCTAAATATAAAATAGGGTTTTAATAACCGTATTTATCTTTCCAACGGTTCTTTAAAAATTCGCGGTTACTGTTCTCTCTAGAATTGTTTCCCGGATTGTAAAGAACCGTTTTTTTTATGGCATCTGGCAAGAATTCCTGTTCGGCAAAATTATTGGCATAATCATGCGAATATTTATAATCATCACCATAGCCTAATTCTTTCATAAGTTTGGTTGGAGCATTTCTTAAATGAATAGGAACAGGTAAATCTCCGGTTTGTTTCACTAGTTGTTGTGCATTTCCAATTGCCATATAAGAAGCATTACTTTTAGGAGAAGTAGCTAAATAAATGGCACACTGACTTAAAATAATTCGGCTTTCAGGATATCCAATTGTTGTTACAGCCTGAAATGTATTGTTTGCCATAATAAAAGCGGTAGGATTTGCATTTCCAATATCTTCGCTTGATAGAATTAGCATTCTTCGGGCAATAAATTTCACATCTTCTCCGCCTTCAATCATTCTCGCAAGCCAATAAACTGCTCCGTTAGGATCACTTCCGCGAATTGATTTAATAAATGCCGAAACGATATCATAATGTTGTTCACCGCTTTTGTCATACAAAACAGTATTTTGCTGCACTAATTCAAAAACACGATCATTGGTAATAATGATCTCATCACCAGCGGAAGCATTTATAACAAGTTCAAAAATGTTCAATAGTTTTCGACCATCTCCGCCAGAAAGTCGGAGTAAGGCTTCAGTTTCCTTTAGCGTAATATTTTTAGAAGCAAGATAAGTATCTGTTTTCATTGCGCGATGCAATAGAGATTCTAAATCGGCTTTTGTAAAGGCGTTTAGTATGTATACTTGACAACGTGACAATAATGCAGGAATAACTTCAAAACTTGGGTTTTCGGTTGTTGCTCCAATAAGTGTTATCCAGCCTTTTTCTACTGCAGCCAAAAGTGAATCTTGTTGTGACTTACTAAAACGATGAATCTCATCGATAAATAAAATAGGATTTTTGGCCGTAAATAATCCGCCGCTTTGTTTTGCTTTTTCAATTACATCACGAATATCTTTAACTCCGGAATTAATTGCGCTCAATATATAAAAAGGACGTTTGGATTCTTGCGCGATGATTTGAGCCAAAGTTGTTTTTCCGGTTCCCGGAGGTCCCCAAAATATCAATGAAGGAATAATTCCTTTTGAAATTTGTTGTGTTAACGAACCATTTGGACCAACCAAATGACTTTGACTGATGTAATCTTCTAATTGCTGTGGGCGAATACGCTCGGCTAAAGGTGCTTCCATTTTGTAAAATTACTATTTTCAATTTTAATTTTATAGTATAAAGGGGTTACAAATCGTAACAAAGGGCGAGGAGGCTGTAGCTGACAAATTATCAGTATATTGTATTTGGATAGTTTTTTGATATTGCCAATACTAAAATATTTAATAATCATGAACGACAACCACTTTAAGTTTACGACTGCTGTTATTGGTCTTCCTGTTTTTTTTGTGCTTTTTTTGTGGATTGTTTATTGGATTCAAATTCGGTTTGATTTTGATTTTTATCAAAACGGAATTTATCCACGTGATTTTGCAGGTTTGCAAGGCATTTTGTTTAGTCCTTTTATTCATGAAAATTTAAGTCATTTATATAATAACTCAATTCCGCTTTTGGTTTTGTTGGCGGCACTTCAGTTTTTTTATCCTAAACAGTCTTTTAGTGTTATCGTTTTTGGTATTTTATTTTCCGGATTAATAACGTGGATTATCGGACGTGAAAATTTTCATATCGGCGCAAGCGGATTAATTTATGTTCTGGTAAGTTTTATTTTCTTTAAAGGAATCCAAACCCGTTATTATCGTTTAGTAGCGCTTTCGTTTGCTGTAACTTTGCTTTATGGCGGAATGATTTGGTATGTTTTCCCTGATGTCGATAAAACGATTTCCTGGGAAGGACACTTAGCAGGTTTTATTACCGGTTTTGCAATGTCTTTATTTTATAAAACTCCTGAATATGCAAAACCTATTGTGTATGATTGGCAAAAACCTGATTTTAATCCCGAAGACGATGCTTTCATGAAACATTTTGATGAGAATGGGAATTTTGTTAATACTGAAATTCCGGAAGAAGAGGAGGATAGTTTTTCGACTTATTTTAATTCAGATGTTTCGATTAATTATATCGTAACGAGAACAGAATCAGGAGATAAAATCTGAGAGAAATGTTAATTCTGATTTATATTGATTATTTTTGTTAAAAACATTCTCATTTATCTGACTTGTTATGAAAAAAATAAGCTTTATAGTTTTGGTTTTCCTAGTAGTAATCAGTTCAAAAGTAATTGCGCAATGCGATGTAAAAAATAGAATGCTGGCAGATGGCACAATGGTGTATTATTTTGATCCTGCTGTCTTTTATACCACAAAATCAAAATCATTAAAAATTAATATCGTTACTGATAAAGAACATTACTTTGTCTCTTTGCAGCCTACACCGTTTCCGGCTAAAAAAGATGGAAAAAAAATCAAAGATGATTTAGTGATTCATTTAGCTGATAATAAAGTCTACAAGTTAGCACATTATGATACGCAATACAGGCATAATGATTCTATCATGCAAGTTTTGTATTTAATAGACGATAAAGATATTGAGTCGTTTTCTAAGTTTGAAGCAACTGTAGCAGAGATTAGAATGGAAGGAACTGAGTTTGTTCGTGATTATAATTTTAAGCTACATAAAGATGCAATTATGAAACAGTTGAATTGCTTTTTAAAGAAAGAAGAATAGTAAAATGTTAATCATCGCTCAATTCCTCATGCTTGTGAGATAATTTTTTCTTTAGATTTTTAAATAGATTGTTGAAGCTAATAGTTAATGAAGCTGCATTCACAATTTGATCTCCCGCATCTCTGGGTAAATATTCATTAGCATATGTTAGTTCTACTTGTATATCGTCGGTAAATAAATAACCTGCTCCAATGTTGAGTCTGTTTCGGTCAAAAAAACTTTGTCCTGTGACTTTTGTGCCTGATTTAAAGAATAGTTCATCTGATGCGATTGCATAAACGACACCTTCGCGAAGAATCTTACTATTAATTGGTTTTAAATACTTTATTTGTTGACGATATCTAAAAACGTTATCATAAGTACCGTCTTGGCTTCGCATATGTCTAAGTTCCATTCTCATTCTGGTACTTAATGTATAACCGGTTTTGTGAAAATAGTAAATTCCCTGGAGGGCAAATCGTACCTCGGGCGATTCAAATTGACCTATTTCAGGAACATCTTTGTTGTAATTGTATGCTATAAAAGAAGAGAGTTTCCAGCGTGGAGAAAGGTAATAATGCCCCCAAATTCTGGCTGATCTCTGGATGTTTTTTTGAAAAATATTAGAAGAAGATTCTGTGCTGCTATAAGCGCCTCCAATGTTTAATTCAGCTGACCATTTTTCATTTATTGTCCGGTTGAATTGAACTTCATTCCAAAATTGGTTGTAGGTAGTTTTTTGAGCATAGCCCATACTTGTAATTAGAAAAACTACAAGTATAAGACTGCTTTTTTTTAATGATATGCTATGAGTGAATTTTGAAGACATTCATTGTTTGGTTTATGTGACGTCTTAATTCTCAATACTTTTTAACTTCTTTGGCGAACAGCTTCGTATAGAAATGCACCACAAGCTACCGAAACATTTAGAGATCCTATCGTTCCAAACATTGGTAATTTTGCTTTTTCATCAACAATCTTAAGTACAGAAGGATTTATTCCTCTGTCTTCAGATCCCATGATAATTGCTACAGGTTCGTTTAAAGTTACATCGTAAATATTTTGATCTGTTTTTTCGGTTGCAGCAACAGTTTTTATTCCAGAACCCTGAAGATAAAATATGGCATCTTTAATATGTTCAACCTTACAAATAGGCACGTTGAAAACTGCTCCGGCAGATGTTTTTACAGTGTCACCATTTACAGGTGCCGAACCGGCTTTTTGAACAATGATTCCATTTACTCCGGTGCATTCAGCTGTTCTGATTATGGCTCCAAAATTTCTGGCATCAGAGATTTGGTCTAATATTAAAAATAATGGTTTTGAGCCTGATTCAATTGTTGATTCAACTAAATGTTCTAATTCTATAAAACCAATGGGAGAGATCGTCGCAACGGCTCCTTGATGATTGTTTGGAGTTAGTCGATTAAGTTTTTCTACAGGTACGTAAGAGAAATTAATGTTGGCGCGTTTCATCACTTTCATTAAGTCTTTCATTAATTCTCCGGAAATTTCTTTTTGTATAAATACTTTATCAACTTCTTTTCCCGCTTGAATTGCTTCTATAATGGCTCTAATTCCAAATATTTGATGTTCTTTTTCCATGGGACAAATATAGGTATAATGTTTATATAAAAAAAAACCACTCTGAATGAACAGAGTGGTTTTCTAGTATTAGTAAATTACTATTTTAGTAATTATCTTCTAAGAATCCAGTTCTTTTATGACCAGCATAGATTAATGTAGTTGTAGTGTCAAAACTGTATTGAACTTTAAAGTATATACTGTCAGTTGCATGTCCTGTACGAGAATGACCTGCGTTTTTAATAATCTTTCCGTCAGTAACTGTTACAGTTGTTGCCCCAGGTACATTTGTGTTGGGTGCATTTTTGGCGCTAAAAGTTAAATTTGAAGGATTGGTGTCCACAGGCGCTTTTATCCAATATCCTGTAAGTGGAGCTGGAGCTCCTTTAAAATCATTAATAACCATTTTACCATCACCACCGTTTGTATCATATGTTCTGGTAGTTACATGTTGAGCGTATACATCACCAGTGTCTGCATCAATGATATCTATGTACCATTCTCCATTCAATTCGACTGATGGTGTTACTGCTGGTTTGTAATCATCATAACCTTCGTTATTACATGAAGCTAGAAGTGTTATCGTAAAAATTCCAAAAAGAACTTTATTGATATTATTTTTTGTTATGTTCATTTTTTTTACAATTAAGGTTGAAATTGAATTAAAGTCGATACGAATTTATATGGACCTGCATCCCAGTCGCAAGAAACTACTACTTGTTTAGTTCCTGGGGTAACTACTACTGATGTTAAATTTGCAACTCCACCAAATTGTTCGTTTGTTAAAGGATTCCCTGGGAAGGTAAAATTATTTGTTGGGATATCACCAGTGATTGTTCCTCCTTGTGTAGCAGAAATCACACCTATTTTTCTTCCTATATCGTACCATCCGCCAAAAGCATCTGATATTTCAAAGGTTCCATCAGTATTTTTCCAGATATAAACATACTTCATATCAACTGAACTTCCTTGAATTGGATTTAACAAAGCACCATTTCTTTTTACTGTCGATACATAAACTCCTTCAATACTATTAACTAAATCTCCTGTTTTATATACAATGACTTTTCTTGTAATTGTATTTGGGAAACCATCTACATTTACAGCACTATAAGTTACCGTATACTCATCAGCAATATTTCCATCTACTTTTTGTGCGTTACGATATTTTCCCGAAGCTTTAGATGTGTAAGTAATGGGTTTTCCATTTTCCGTTACGACAACTCCAGGATCGACGTATGGTGTTCCTAGAGGCCAGAATAAAGTTGAAGGACCATTTAAGGTCATTACTGGGTAATAAGTAATTTTAGTAGTGCCGACTACTGGATCAAGGCTGCAAGAAACCATTGCTAAAAGTAGCGCTGAAATCCCAAGCATTTTGAATATTTTTAAATTTTTCATATACTTAAAGTATTATATTAGTTTTTTTGATCCCACCATACTTTTTGAGTAATAGATGTTCTTTGTTTGATACTTGTATTTTTATCAATTTCGCTTTGAGGATAAAATAAAACGCTTGGAATGGTAGTACCAGTTAAGATAGAAGTACGAGAAGGTATTCTGTTTCCAATGGCGTAATCCTGAGTTCCGAAAGGTACAACTTCTGGGAATTTAGTTCTTGTAGTTTCAATGTAAGCCTCAACATTGTTTACATTAGCTAAAGCAGCCCATTTTTGTATAATTACTTGTCTCACTGCTTGTTCAGTTGGAAGCCCTGCTTTAAACTCATAAACTTTACCCGGTCCAGTATAAGTTGCTGGATCAGTTGTTGGATCTGTATCTTTAGGAACTATACTGTAAGTTAAAAATGAATTTGCAACCCCAAGGTCATATTTTGCTTTTGCACCAGCTTGACCAGAATATCTGATCAAAGCTTCAGCTTGTAAGAAGTTGCTTTCTGCTACAGTTATTAAGTACACAGGAGTTGTTTCAGTAATATTTGGTCTTGCATAAGCAAGAGCTGTATTAGTGAAGTTTTCACCATCACCTTGATTTAAACCTAAATAAGCAGGAACCGCAGGAGCTGCAGGAGCACTTTTTCTGTAGACAGCGGCTAGACGTGGGTCATTATTTGCAATGTAAAATTGTAATAAAGTATTACTCGCAATGTGGTTAATGTCTCCTAAACCAGGGGAAGAAGATAAGTTAACTTCGAAAAATGGATTACGTTGAGAAGTTTGAACCGTAAATATCCCAAACTTTGCGTCTTTAGTAATGAAGTTGTTTTCTGCTAAAAGAGCTTGAACTGCTGCTGGATTTGCAAGAGGTGTATAAGCCATACGTAAGTACATTTTTAGCTTTAATGTATTTGCAAATTTAATCCATTCGCTTTCAATACCGCCATAGATTACATCTTGTTTTCCAAAATCAGAAGCTACTGGGTTTGCTTTGTAAGCATTTACAGCTGCATCAATTTTTACTAATAAATCTTTGTAGATTTCCTCTTGAGAAGTTACTTTAGGGTTGAAGTTTCCTATTCCGGCCAAAGCTTCTTTGTAAGGAACATCTCCAAAAAGATCTGTGATAACCTGAAATGTATAGGCTTGTAATAATGTGGCAATCAGTGTTTGTCCGGTGTTTTTGTTTTTAGCTGCTTCGCTTAAAACAAATTGTAAGTCATTTAAACCGCCAGAATAAAGCTCATCCCAAGGTCTGTTGGCAAATGCAGTATTTAAATTGTATTGGTCAATAACATCATATTGACCCGCACTTGGTGATTGTGTGTGATATTGTGCGTAAAAACCTCCTAAATTTGCTAATTCTCCACCAGTCATTGCTATGATAGAAGCTTCTGATGAAGCTAGTGCTAATCCAGCATTAATTTGTCCTGGTGTGTTAGGATCTGTGTTTACATCCAAATCTCCCTCGCAAGAAGTAAAAACTCCTATAGAAAAGATTAAGGTTAGTATTGTTGATATATTTTTCATATTATTTTTTTATTAAAAGTTTGCTTTTACGCTAAAACCTAAGCTTCTTGTTGAAGGATTTGCACTAAACTCTCCAAATTGTCCTGATAAATCTGTACCAAAAGTAGATGTCTCCGGGTCAATATATTGATTGCTTTTAGGTGTCCATAAGAATAAGTTTCTTCCAATCACTGATAAAGACAAAGATTGAATAGGCGCATTTCCTAAAAGTTTTTTAGGAAATTCATATCCTAATACTACCTCTCTTAATTTTATAAAAGATTTGTCAATTACAGTTTCTCTTGCTAATGCATCAGAAGAGTAGTAGTCATCTTGGTGTGATGAATCTACAGCTACTGTATTTGGATTATAAGTAACAGATCCATCTGCTGCTGTAACTTTTACTACTGAACCAGGAACGATAAATGG is a window encoding:
- a CDS encoding lipid-binding protein, with the translated sequence MNITKNNINKVLFGIFTITLLASCNNEGYDDYKPAVTPSVELNGEWYIDIIDADTGDVYAQHVTTRTYDTNGGDGKMVINDFKGAPAPLTGYWIKAPVDTNPSNLTFSAKNAPNTNVPGATTVTVTDGKIIKNAGHSRTGHATDSIYFKVQYSFDTTTTLIYAGHKRTGFLEDNY
- a CDS encoding SusD/RagB family nutrient-binding outer membrane lipoprotein, coding for MKNISTILTLIFSIGVFTSCEGDLDVNTDPNTPGQINAGLALASSEASIIAMTGGELANLGGFYAQYHTQSPSAGQYDVIDQYNLNTAFANRPWDELYSGGLNDLQFVLSEAAKNKNTGQTLIATLLQAYTFQVITDLFGDVPYKEALAGIGNFNPKVTSQEEIYKDLLVKIDAAVNAYKANPVASDFGKQDVIYGGIESEWIKFANTLKLKMYLRMAYTPLANPAAVQALLAENNFITKDAKFGIFTVQTSQRNPFFEVNLSSSPGLGDINHIASNTLLQFYIANNDPRLAAVYRKSAPAAPAVPAYLGLNQGDGENFTNTALAYARPNITETTPVYLITVAESNFLQAEALIRYSGQAGAKAKYDLGVANSFLTYSIVPKDTDPTTDPATYTGPGKVYEFKAGLPTEQAVRQVIIQKWAALANVNNVEAYIETTRTKFPEVVPFGTQDYAIGNRIPSRTSILTGTTIPSVLFYPQSEIDKNTSIKQRTSITQKVWWDQKN
- a CDS encoding immunoglobulin-like domain-containing protein; amino-acid sequence: MKNLKIFKMLGISALLLAMVSCSLDPVVGTTKITYYPVMTLNGPSTLFWPLGTPYVDPGVVVTENGKPITYTSKASGKYRNAQKVDGNIADEYTVTYSAVNVDGFPNTITRKVIVYKTGDLVNSIEGVYVSTVKRNGALLNPIQGSSVDMKYVYIWKNTDGTFEISDAFGGWYDIGRKIGVISATQGGTITGDIPTNNFTFPGNPLTNEQFGGVANLTSVVVTPGTKQVVVSCDWDAGPYKFVSTLIQFQP